The DNA region CGGCGACCCGGACCAGTACTACTCCACATACCGTATGTACGAATTTAGCGAAATAACGGGCTTTTACGGCTCGGCCTACTGGTACATGTACCACGTCTCCACCCTGGGCCTCGACCCGGTGTATCTTGGCGACAACGAGGAGCTGAAGCACAGGGCGGTGAAAACTCTGCGTGAAAACCCCCTGTGCGCCTTCGGGCTTTCCGAAAAAGAACACGGAGCGGATATCTACTCCAGCGAGATGAAGCTCTACCCCCAGCCGGACGGGACCTACCTTGCGCGCGGCAACAAGTATTACATCGGCAACGGCAACGAGGCCTCCACCATAACGGTTTTCGGCAAGATCGACGGAACCGACGATTACGTGTTTTTCGTGGTGGATTCCCATCACGAAAAATTCGAGTGCGTGCAAAACGTCATCAAGGCCCAGAACTACGTCTCCGAGTTCAACCTGCATGACTACCCCATAACCGACGCCGACATCTCCGCCCGTGGCCCCAAGGCCTGGGACGACATGTTGAACACCATCAACATCTGCAAGTTCAACATCGGCTCCGGGGCCACCGGAATCGTCACCCACTCCTTTTACGAGGCCTTGAACCACGCGGCAAAAAGGAACGTCTACGGCAAGTTCGTCACGGACTTCCCCCACGTGCGCAGGCTTTTCATGGATTCCTACTGCCGGCTGGCCGCAATGAAGCTCTTCGGGCTTAGGGCAACCGACTACATGCGGGCCGCAAGTGCCGAGGACAAACGCTACCTTTTATACAACCCCATCATGAAGATGAAGGTGTCACTCCAGGGCGAAGAGGTCCACGAGATGCTCTGGGACATCATCGCCGCCAAGGGCTTCGAGAAGAACACCTACTTCTCCCAGGCCGTGGTGGAGCTGCGCGGCTTCCCCAAGCTGGAAGGCACCCGCCACGTCAACATGGCCCTTATCGCCAAGCTCGTGCCCAACTACTTCTTCAACCCCAAGGAATATCCGGAAGTTCCGCGCTTGAACGGCCCGGAGGACGACACCTACCTTTTCAAGCAGGGCAAGACGCGGGGTTACGGCAAAATCCAGTTCCACGATTACAACATCGCCTACAACTCGGTTGACCTTCCCAACGTCAACGTTTTCAAGGAGCAGATCAAGGCCTACAAGGATTTCCTCATGGCCAGCGGCATGGAGCTGGGAAACCAGATGCTGAACGATTTCGACTTTTTGCTTGCGGTGGGCGAAATCTTCACCCTCGTGGCCTACGGCCAGTTGATCATCGAAAGCGCCAAAATCGAGGGAATAAGCGACGATCTGTTGGACATGATCTTCAACGTGTTCGTGCGGGATTTCTCGCGCTACGCCATGGATATCCAGCACAAGAGCGCGGCCACAGAGGCCCAGAAGGCGGCCTGCGTGGCCATGATGAAAACCCCGGTTCAGGATGCGGAAAAATTCGAGCGGGTGCTTGCCTCCGAGGTCTATTCCCTGGTGGACGCCTACACCATGAATCCTTAGACGCCGGTTTTTATAGATATTACTGACAAGAGAGAGGGGGACGGCTTCCAGGTGGAGGGCGTCCCCCTCTTTTTTTGTAAAAAGTATTAACTACCCCTTCCGCCGGATAATACTTTTTACAATCACGCATTTTTTACCCGCCTGATTCGTCCCTATCCGCGCTTCAAGCCCCCGGCATCAAAAATACTACATGTCGTGGTTTATTTATAAATAAACACTCAAATTCAGCAATTACTCTCATGCTCAGGTATTAAAAAAGGCCCCATCCCGCCATTTCAGACCCATCAGTCCAAAAACACCCTTTGTCCCGATTTAACTTAAGACCAACTTCATATAATCTCTCATCATCGTAAAAGGTTGAGCGTTGATCTTCACCACCCCAACACAACAAGGAGCATAACAAAATGACAAGAAGAACCATCATCGTATCAATCCTGGCCATCGGGCTGGTTATACTGCCCGCCCTGGCCCCTGCCGCCTCCCCGGTTTCGCGCCTCAAGGACCCGGCCACCCGCCACGCCGACGCCGACTCCATCCTGGAGCAGATTCTGGACCAGGGCGCGGGCGCGGTTCCCGAACTCACCACCATGGCAGGCCAGGCTTCCTCAGGCTCGGACGTGGAATCATTCCAGCGCTCCCACAGGGCGCGGGTCACCGCCATCACCCTTCTTGGCGACATGAACGCAGCCTCGGCCATTCCCACCCTGGCCGCCATAGTGAAATCCTCCGGCGAGGTCTCGGCCATCAACAACGCGGCCCGGTCCATGGGACGCATGGGCGGCGCGGCGGCATACGCGGCCCTTTCCGGCATTCTGGCCTACGTCAACCAGGCTCCCGACGCCCTGGCCTTCGAGCGCAAAAAGGCCGTGATAATGGCCCTGGGGCTCTGCGGCGAAAAGGCTGCGGTGAACGTCCTTCTGGCCGAGCTCAACAATACCAAAAACGCCATGCTGGTCCGCATCTACGCGGCGGGCTCCCTGGGCCTTCTGGGAAACAAGGCGGGCCTTGCCCTTGCCACCTCCGGGCTCGATTCCAATGAGCCGGCCATAATCATGGCGGCCATACGCGCCCTGGGAGCCATCGGGTCGTCGTCATCCATCGCCGACCTGACTCCCTTTACCGCCAAGCAGGAAAACCGCACCTTCCGCATGGCCGCAATGCTTTCGATAAGCCAGATCAAGGCCGCCGCCCTGGCCGAAACCCAGAAGGCCGCCTTCATAAAGCAGGAACTCACGAGAAATTTCGGATCGAGCGAATACATCCACTGGGGCACCGGCGCATTGAAGAGAATGAAATCCGCAGAAGCGAAAAAGGCCCTGGAAGGACTGGCCGGAATCACCTCGCCGGACTTCAAGATGCTTCGCGCCGCAGCAAGGCTTCGCATGAAAGCCGCCCGGTAACAGGAAAAAGCAAAACCATTTCCGGTTTGCCCGACAGCGCGAAACCGGTCAATAAGAAAGGTCTCGATCCATGAGAAACAACATCGTAAGGAAGATAGTTCTGGCGGCGGCAGCCCTTGCCATAATGGCCTCTCCGGCCCTTGCCTGGGACAACGTGGTGACCCACCCCGGAATCACCAAGAAGGCCATTCAATACCTCGTATCCACCAATCCCACGGCCTACGGGTATCTGAACAATTACATAAACTTCAACATCGCGGTCAACCCCCAGCTCACGTTCATGGACGAAGGCTCGGTGAAGGAAGACTACGGCGTCTCCGCAGACTGGGACACCGCAGTTTGGGGATCAAGCCAGGACAGCCTGGTGCCCAGCCTTTCCTGGAAAAGCCACGGCTACGATCCCAAGACCGGCGTATCCTGGTATG from Deltaproteobacteria bacterium includes:
- a CDS encoding HEAT repeat domain-containing protein, with the protein product MTRRTIIVSILAIGLVILPALAPAASPVSRLKDPATRHADADSILEQILDQGAGAVPELTTMAGQASSGSDVESFQRSHRARVTAITLLGDMNAASAIPTLAAIVKSSGEVSAINNAARSMGRMGGAAAYAALSGILAYVNQAPDALAFERKKAVIMALGLCGEKAAVNVLLAELNNTKNAMLVRIYAAGSLGLLGNKAGLALATSGLDSNEPAIIMAAIRALGAIGSSSSIADLTPFTAKQENRTFRMAAMLSISQIKAAALAETQKAAFIKQELTRNFGSSEYIHWGTGALKRMKSAEAKKALEGLAGITSPDFKMLRAAARLRMKAAR
- a CDS encoding acyl-CoA dehydrogenase; this encodes MLLLNPKKYQDRNYPDARSKEIMLKTIEFFENKGFQKMKDDFYSFDFTNDFAEFVKKERIFETLFLPRGYGDPDQYYSTYRMYEFSEITGFYGSAYWYMYHVSTLGLDPVYLGDNEELKHRAVKTLRENPLCAFGLSEKEHGADIYSSEMKLYPQPDGTYLARGNKYYIGNGNEASTITVFGKIDGTDDYVFFVVDSHHEKFECVQNVIKAQNYVSEFNLHDYPITDADISARGPKAWDDMLNTINICKFNIGSGATGIVTHSFYEALNHAAKRNVYGKFVTDFPHVRRLFMDSYCRLAAMKLFGLRATDYMRAASAEDKRYLLYNPIMKMKVSLQGEEVHEMLWDIIAAKGFEKNTYFSQAVVELRGFPKLEGTRHVNMALIAKLVPNYFFNPKEYPEVPRLNGPEDDTYLFKQGKTRGYGKIQFHDYNIAYNSVDLPNVNVFKEQIKAYKDFLMASGMELGNQMLNDFDFLLAVGEIFTLVAYGQLIIESAKIEGISDDLLDMIFNVFVRDFSRYAMDIQHKSAATEAQKAACVAMMKTPVQDAEKFERVLASEVYSLVDAYTMNP